In Acipenser ruthenus chromosome 6, fAciRut3.2 maternal haplotype, whole genome shotgun sequence, the following proteins share a genomic window:
- the LOC117411549 gene encoding probable G-protein coupled receptor 63, translating to MENNTVSPYLQESFEGLSAPLQIFLSTVIIFILLVSFLGNVVVCLMVYQRAAMRSAINILLASLAFADMMLAVLNMPFALVSVITNHWIFGDVFCKVSAMFFWLFVIEGVAILLIISIDRFLIIVQKQDRLNPYKAKVLIGISWAFSFCFSFPLAVGKPDLQIPSRAPQCVFGYTTEPGYHTYVVLIMVVFFFIPFMVMLYTFLGILNTVRHNAIRIHSHPDSICLSQVSKLGLMSLQRPFQMNIDMSFKTRAFTTILILFTVFTVCWAPFTIYSLISTFNSSFYYKANFFEISTWLLWLCYLKSALNPLIYYWRIKKFRDACLDLMPKYFKFLPQLPGHTKRRIRPSAIYVCGEHRSVV from the coding sequence ATGGAGAACAACACAGTGTCCCCTTACTTGCAGGAGAGCTTTGAGGGCCTCAGTGCGCCCTTGCAGATATTCCTTTCCACCGTGATTATTTTCATCCTGCTGGTGTCTTTTCTGGGGAACGTGGTGGTCTGTTTGATGGTCTACCAGCGGGCTGCCATGCGCTCCGCCATTAACATTCTCCTAGCTAGCCTGGCCTTCGCAGACATGATGCTGGCTGTGTTGAACATGCCTTTTGCCCTGGTCAGTGTCATCACCAACCACTGGATCTTCGGGGATGTTTTCTGCAAGGTGTCCGCTATGTTCTTCTGGCTCTTCGTCATTGAAGGAGTGGCTATCTTGCTTATCATCAGCATTGACCGATTCCTCATCATCGTTCAGAAACAGGACAGGTTGAACCCCTATAAGGCTAAAGTGCTCATCGGTATCTCCTGGGCCTTTTCATTCTGTTTTTCCTTCCCCCTGGCCGTTGGCAAGCCAGACCTGCAGATCCCCTCCAGGGCCCCCCAGTGTGTGTTTGGCTATACCACAGAGCCAGGCTACCACACTTATGTAGTGCTTATAATGGTAGTCTTTTTCTTCATCCCCTTCATGGTGATGCTCTACACCTTCTTGGGCATCCTGAACACAGTGCGTCACAATGCCATTCGAATCCACAGCCACCCGGACAGCATCTGCCTGAGTCAAGTTAGCAAGTTGGGCCTCATGAGCTTGCAGAGACCCTTTCAGATGAACATAGACATGAGCTTCAAGACACGTGCCTTTACAACCATACTCATTCTGTTTACAGTGTTTACAGTGTGCTGGGCACCCTTCACTATCTATAGCCTGATTTCCACCTTCAACAGTAGCTTCTACTACAAGGCTAACTTTTTTGAAATAAGCACCTGGCTCCTCTGGTTATGCTACCTCAAGTCTGCCCTCAACCCATTGATCTACTACTGGAGGATCAAGAAATTTCGGGACGCCTGCCTGGACTTAATGCCCAAGTACTTTAAGTTCCTACCCCAACTGCCCGGCCACACAAAGAGGCGGATTCGTCCCAGTGCCATTTATGTTTGTGGTGAGCACCGATCTGTGGTATAG